The Fusarium graminearum PH-1 chromosome 2, whole genome shotgun sequence genome includes a region encoding these proteins:
- a CDS encoding palmitoyltransferase ERF2, giving the protein MASKPDDDGFLAPYVSRSDAQRPLSIVSSRMTDIASEDGDGPEVQNNRLSIPQSTDMGSRPDTARTGASSSRGPWQSQSLRNKTYLAGVQAKRGSVESSTAGSTSQPPSLSSRSHVPSLQSHAFFRPMSSQKLQAQRGGSHRPSTMSQMSAAASPSSPTSPTSPTSPRSDEHGESSSSQMRQSIISNPIAQLQRQMSNEENMRPPPSRGTEMTEQETLDRITANTSPSHGHYPAGSLTDSVRPLQGMSSDTGHFQHSIIVDKSYKDLSNLPSPIKTPRSFRSSFLMPGRSNDGQLSQNRSTEGAEKLSSAASSPQFRPVDSHNEQQHPRVPYKPSQKSDLGRVHQYFDGNTVFCLGGRWQNTRGRPINIATGIFVVVPCALFFGFEAPWLWNNVSPAIPIVFAYLAYICFSSFIHASVTDPGILPRNLHQFPPVDDDDDPLQLSPPTTDWALIKSAESTTAAMEVPVKHCRTCNIWRPPRAHHCRLCDNCIETHDHHCVWLNNCVGKRNYRYFFTFVTSATVLAAYLIATSLTQILLYRNRQGISFGQAVDHFRVPFALVFLGFITFLYPAALMGYHIFLMARGETTREYMNSHKFAKKERFRAFSQASVFKNFIVVLCRPRQPTYYQFKAHYHEGDQRLGIRRDKRPRSSSQGLEMHDVNPGSSGFQGPVSLRNDTPH; this is encoded by the exons ATGGCCTCGAAACCcgacgatgatggctttCTGGCACCATATGTTTCCCGGTCAGACGCGCAGAGGCCACTGAGTATCGTATCTTCCCGAATGACGGATATCGCGAGcgaagatggtgatgggcCGGAGGTGCAAAATAATAGATTGAGCATTCCACAAAGTACGGATATGGGCTCGCGACCTGATACTGCACGAactggagcttcttcttcgagagGCCCGTGGCAGAGTCAGTCGTTGCGGAACAAGACATATCTTGCTGGTGTTCAGGCCAAGAGAGGAAGTGTTGAGAGTTCGACGGCCGGTTCGACCAGTCAGCCACCGAGTTTGTCAAGCAGAAGCCATGTGCCCTCATTACAATCGCATGCCTTCTTCCGCCCTATGAGTTCGCAAAAATTACAAGCGCAAAGAGGAGGATCACATCGACCATCGACAATGAGCCAGATGTCAGCTGCTGCGTCACCTTCATCCCCgacatctccaacatctccGACGTCACCTAGGTCCGATGAGCATGGCGAGTCCAGTAGTAGTCAAATGCGGCAGAGCATTATATCGAACCCGATTGCGCAGTTGCAACGACAAATGAGCAACGAGGAAAACATGCGACCGCCGCCATCCCGAGGTACCGAGATGACCGAGCAAGAAACTTTGGACAGAATAACGGCGAATACAAGCCCAAGCCATGGCCATTATCCAGCGGGAAGTTTAACAGATAGTGTTCGCCCCCTTCAAGGCATGTCTTCGGATACCGGCCACTTTCAGCACAGCATCATTGTGGACAAAAGTTATAAAGACCTTTCCAACCTACCTAGTCCTATAAAGACTCCAAGGTCATTCCGCTCAAGTTTTCTTATGCCTGGCCGAAGCAATGACGGGCAGCTAAGTCAGAACCGGAGCACTGAAGGAGCCGAGAAACTATCTTCGGCTGCTTCATCGCCCCAGTTCAGGCCTGTTGACTCTCATAATGAGCAGCAGCACCCGCGTGTTCCGTACAAGCCCAGCCAGAAGTCCGATCTTGGTCGTGTCCATCAGTATTTTGATGGTAACACAGTATTCTGCTTAGGTGGTCGCTGGCAAAACACACGAGGAAGGCCCATCAACATTGCGACAggcatctttgttgttgtgccTTGTGCTCTATTCTTCGGCTTTGAGGCGCCATGGTTATGGAACAATGTGTCACCTGCGATACCCATCGTGTTTGCATACCTTGCCTAcatttgtttctcatctttcATTCATGCCTCAGTAACCGACCCTGGT ATTCTACCCCGAAACCTACATCAATTTCCACCTGtagatgacgatgacgaccCTCTCCAACTAAGTCCCCCTACCACAGATTGGGCGCTGATAAAATCTGCCGAATCAACCACTGCCGCTATGGAAGTTCCAGTTAAGCACTGTAGGACGTGCAACATCTGGCGGCCACCGCGTGCTCATCACTGTCGCCTATGCGACAACTGCATAGAGACCCACGATCATCACTGCGTGTGGCTCAATAACTGTGTCGGAAAACGCAACTACCGATATTTCTTTACCTTTGTTACATCTGCGACTGTTCTCGCAGCTTATTTAATTGCCACCTCTCTTACACAGATTCTCCTTTACAGAAACCGGCAAGGCATTTCCTTTGGCCAAGCCGTCGATCATTTCAGGGTTCCTTTCGCcctcgtcttccttggtTTCATCACCTTTCTCTATCCCGCTGCATTGATGGGTTATCATATCTTCCTCATGGCACGAGGCGAAACAACAAGAGAGTACATGAACTCGCacaagtttgccaagaaggagcgtTTCCGGGCATTTTCTCAAGCCAGCGTTTTCAAGAACTTTATTGTTGTTCTTTGCCGTCCACGACAACCCACGTATTACCAATTCAAGGCCCACTACCACGAAGGGGACCAGCGCTTGGGCATCCGAAGGGACAAGcggccaagatcaagctccCAGGGATTGGAAATGCACGATGTCAACCCTGGATCATCTGGCTTCCAAGGTCCCGTCTCGTTGAGAAATGATACTCCCCATTAA
- a CDS encoding prion formation protein 1 produces MPHPVTPPSGDAPPPPSQETINDLLNTIFTAKTSASSIDACYGLCEILLSSVGVAGLNDYGVITEIKKAAADKKSGLRRESGQNLLGAVLERFLPRQPISEVVLLLQDSNLVGVALDALSDKGAVVRDAAQYGLDATFGILSPEALITGLLPALVEYLSKKTGKWQGTVGAYKLLQKMADKAKVSLGGTKEEAIEKDLLRESLGAKLAGLIPIVEGGMHDLKSEVEKQAVATMNSLTTLLSNDDVAPRIPLLVDTMQHPSSQTLQKAIHALSQTTFVAIVTSPVLALLTPFLERSLNSPTTAQEVLRQTVVIVENLTKLVHDPIEARTFLPKLIPGVKSVCDRASLPEVREIAERALATMEKAMGDDKDVVARTSGEDVAKVLDEQIKANGGLASQQELFKQARPYISDMVAIDVNYRYVNRISGRIAPYIKTFLKDAEAPQKVADAVQKYYVEEDERKYGVPEKEDDGEVEIVNADFSLAYGGMLLLSHTNLRLLKGHRYGLCGRNGAGKSTLMRSIANGKLEGFPPQDVLRTCYVEHNQGEDADISILEFVAKDPEIATQGLERISEVLAEFGFTAGPEGRQSERVGSLSGGWKMKLALARAMLQRADVLLLDEPTNHLDVANIAWLENYLKSHPDITSLIVSHDSGFLDNVTTDIYHYEPNKKLACYKGNLANFVQIKPEAKSYYTLSASTVQFKFPPPGILTGVKSQTRAIIRMSNVSYAYPNAPKPSLSDVSCQLTLSSRVAIIGPNGAGKSTLIKLLTGETIPSTGKVEKHPNLRIGYIKQHALEHVEMHLEKTPNQYLQWRYQHGDDREVHMKQTRALSEADRAQMDKWVDLKDGKSARQVESLVGRQKYKKTFQYEVKWRGLLPKNNTMISRETLSELGFDKLVQEFDDHEASREGLGYRELQPKVISKHFEDLGLDPEIANHNEIGSLSGGQKVKVVIAGAMWNNPHLLVLDEPTNFLDRDSLGGLAVAIRDFKGGVILISHNEEFVGALCSEQWHVNDGRVALKGNAAISLDRFEDSRPSSGVNSTAASSVVSSAVNSGIEDNSDMKFRARKKKKMTKKEVKEREVRRRLRHIEWLNSPKGTPHPPDTDDEDN; encoded by the exons ATGCCTCATCCTGTTACGCCGCCGTCCGGCGACGCCCCGCCCCCGCCATCCCAAGAAACCATCAACGACCTCCTCAACACAATCTTCACTGCAAAgacctcggcctcgtcgatCGATGCTTGCTATGGCCTCTGCGAGATTCTCCTCTCTTCCGTTGGCGTCGCTGGCTTGAACGACTACGGTGTCATCactgagatcaagaaggctgccgctgATAAGAAGTCTGGTCTTCGCCGCGAGTCCGGTCAGaaccttcttggtgctgttCTGGAGCGCTTTCTCCCTCGCCAGCCTATCAGCGAGgtcgttctccttctccaggATAGTAACCTCGTCGGCGTTGCCCTCGACGCTCTCTCCGATAAGGGCGCTGTCGTTCGCGATGCTGCCCAATACGGCCTCGATGCCACCTTTGGCATCCTGAGCCCAGAGGCCCTCATTACTGGTCTCCTTCCTGCCCTGGTCGAGTACCTTTCTAAGAAGACCGGAAAATGGCAGGGAACTGTCGGCGCCTACAAGTTGCTGCAGAAGATGGCCGATAAGGCCAAGGTCTCTCTTGGAGgcaccaaggaggaggctATCGAGAAGGATCTTCTCCGCGAGTCTTTGGGTGCCAAGCTCGCTGGCCTGATCCCTATTGTTGAGGGTGGCATGCACGACTTGAAGTCCgaagttgagaagcaggctgTTGCAACCATGAACTCGCTCACCACTCTTCTCTCCAACGACGATGTCGCCCCCCGTATTCCTCTGCTCGTCGACACCATGCAGCACCCCTCTTCCCAGACTCTTCAGAAGGCTATCCACGCCCTGTCTCAGACTACCTTTGTCGCCATTGTCACATCGCCCGTGCTGGCTCTCCTGACACCTTTCCTGGAGCGATCTCTCAACAGCCCTACTACTGCCCAGGAGGTTTTGCGACAGACCgttgtcattgtcgagaaCTTGACCAAGCTAGTCCACGATCCTATCGAGGCCCGAACTTTCTTGCCCAAGCTGATTCCCGGTGTCAAGAGCGTTTGCGACCGAGCCTCTCTTCCTGAGGTCCGTGAGATTGCTGAGCGCGCCCTCGCCACTATGGAGAAGGCTATGGGTGATGATAAGGACGTTGTTGCCCGTACATCTGGCGAAGATGTCGCCAAGGTTCTTGACgagcagatcaaggccaacggCGGCCTTGCTAGCCAGCAAGAGCTCTTCAAGCAGGCTCGTCCCTACATCTCCGACATGGTTGCTATCGATGTCAACTACCGCTACGTCAACCGTATCTCTGGACGAATTGCTCCTTACATCAAGACCTTCCTGAAGGATGCTGAGGCCCCCCAAAAGGTTGCCGATGCCGTCCAGAAGTACTacgtcgaggaggatgagcGCAAGTACGGTGTTCccgagaaggaggacgatggtgaggttgagattgTCAACGCTGACTTCTCTCTCGCCTACGGTGGTATGCTTCTCCTGTCGCACACCAACTTGCGACTTCTCAAGGGTCACCGTTACGGTCTTTGCGGCCGAAACGGTGCTGGAAAGTCGACTCTTATGCGAAGTATCGCGAACGGCAAGCTTGAGGGCTTCCCTCCTCAGGACGTTCTCCGCACTTGTTATGTCGAGCACAACCAGGGCGAGGATGCTGATATCAGCATTCTCGAGTTCGTTGCCAAGGACCCCGAGATTGCCACACAAGGCCTTGAGCGTATCTCTGAGGTTTTGGCCGAGTTCGGTTTCACTGCTGGCCCTGAGGGTCGCCAGTCTGAGAGAGTTGGATCTCTGTCTGGAGgttggaagatgaagctggCTTTGGCCCGTGCTATGCTGCAGCGCGCTGatgtccttcttcttgacgaacCTACTAACCATCTTGACGTTGCCAACATTGCATGGCTCGAGAACTACCTCAAGTCTCACCCCGACATTACCAGTCTTATTGTTTCTCACGActctggcttcttggacaatGTTACCACTGACATCTACCATTACGAGCCCAACAAAAAGCTGGCCTGCTACAAGGGTAACCTGGCCAACTTTGTCCAGATCAAGCCCGAGGCCAAGAGTTACTACACTCTTTCCGCCTCTACTGTCCAGTTCAAGTTCCCCCCTCCTGGTATCTTGACCGGTGTTAAGTCTCAGACTCGTGCTATTATTCGCATGTCAAACGTTTCATACGCCTACCCCAACGCACCGAAGCCCTCTCTGTCAGACGTCTCTTGTCAGCTGACTCTGTCATCTCGCGTTGCTATTATTGGCCCCAACGGTGCCGGAAAGTCGACACTCATCAAGCTCCTTACTGGCGAAACCATTCCCAGCACCGgaaaggttgagaagcaCCCTAACTTGCGTATCGGTTACATCAAGCAGCACGCTCTGGAGCACGTTGAGATGCACTTGGAGAAGACCCCTAACCAGTACCTCCAATGGCGTTACCAGCACGGTGACGACCGAGAGGTTCATATGAAGCAGACTCGTGCCTTGTCAGAGGCCGACCGCGCCCAGATGGACAAGTGGGTTGACTTGAAGGACGGAAAGTCCGCTCGTCAAGTTGAGTCCCTGGTTGGTCGTCAGAAGTACAAGAAGACCTTCCAATACGAAGT TAAGTGGCGAGGTCTGCTCCCTAAGAACAACACTATGATCTCTCGTGAGACTCTTTCCGAGCTTGGTTtcgacaagcttgtccaGGAGTTCGACGATCACGAGGCTTCCCGAGAGGGTCTTGGTTACCGTGAGCTCCAGCCCAAGGTTATCTCCAAGCACTTTGaggatcttggtcttgacccCGAGATCGCCAACCACAACGAGATCGGCTCTCTTTCCGGTGGACAGAAGGTCAAGGTCGTCATTGCTGGAGCCATGTGGAACAACCCCCATCTTCTCGTGCTCGACGAGCCTACTAACTTCTTGGATCGAGACtctcttggtggtcttgcTGTCGCTATCCGTGACTTCAAGGGTGGTGTCATCCTGATTTCTCACAACGAGGAGTTCGTCGGTGCCCTTTGCTCCGAGCAGTGGCACGTCAACGATGGCCGTGTTGCCCTGAAGGGTAACGCTGCTATCAGCCTCGACCGCT
- a CDS encoding phosphoadenosine phosphosulfate reductase, whose protein sequence is MPTFISESSSQVSLPDMKLECESGYVSGQNSEYSSPSSSTTLPRVTLTKPHIDHLNNMLEDMHPMDILRFCKVMFPNLYQSTAFGLTGLATMDMLSKIQKEHPNTPTVDLIFLDTLYHFKETHDLVDRVKARYPNVPVHIYKPDGVNNAEEFEDMYGKEMWNTASEMYDWIVKVEPLQRAYDELKVAAVLNGRRRSQGAARGSIPIIEIDDERGVVKINPLATWSFKQVDAYIKENNVPYNALLDQGYKSVGDWHSTVPVKEGEDERAGRWKGQDKTECGIHNKQSRYSEFVAMMERKQQEEKLAAALEKVALPTV, encoded by the coding sequence ATGCCTACCTTCATCTCTGAATCATCCTCGCAGGTGTCCCTCCCCGACATGAAGCTTGAATGCGAGTCAGGCTATGTCTCTGGACAAAACTCAGAAtactcttcaccatcatcatcaaccactcTTCCTCGAGTCACTCTCACAAAGCCCCATATTGACcacctcaacaacatgcttGAGGACATGCACCCCATGGACATTCTCCGATTCTGCAAGGTCATGTTCCCTAACCTGTACCAATCGACTGCTTTTGGCTTGACCGGTCTCGCCACCATGGACATGCTCTCCAAGATTCAAAAGGAGCACCCCAACACTCCCACTGTCGacctcatcttcttggatACCTTGTACCACTTCAAGGAGACACACGACCTCGTCGACCGAGTCAAGGCCCGGTACCCCAACGTTCCCGTTCACATTTACAAGCCTGACGGTGTCAACAACGCCGAAGAATTCGAGGACATGTACGGCAAGGAGATGTGGAACACCGCTAGCGAAATGTATGACTGgattgtcaaggttgagccCCTTCAGCGAGCGTAcgatgagctcaaggttgctgcCGTCCTCAACGGTCGCCGACGATCTCAGGGTGCTGCCCGCGGCTCCATCCCCATCatcgagattgatgatgagcgtggtgttgtcaagatcaaccccTTGGCCACTTGGTCTTTCAAGCAGGTTGATGCAtacatcaaggagaacaacgTCCCCTACAACGCTCTCCTCGATCAAGGCTACAAGTCTGTCGGCGACTGGCACTCCACCGTCCCCGTCAAGGAGGGCGAAGATGAGCGAGCCGGCCGATGGAAGGGCCAGGACAAGACCGAGTGTGGTATTCACAACAAGCAATCTCGCTACTCCGAGTttgttgccatgatggagcgCAAGCAACAAGAGGAAAAGCTcgctgctgctcttgagaaAGTGGCTCTGCCCACAGTCTAA